The genomic window AGCCTCCGCTGCCACGCTGCAGCAAGCGGCGACAACGCTGCCACCACCCAGACCCCCGATCCCCCACCTCCACCTCAAGGTAGCTACGTCACCGACATAGAAGCCGTCGGCCCGCCCCAGCCTAGATGGGGCCCAAAGGGGCCCAGATCTTGGACGAGCGGGTGCTGCTAGCCCACGCCTCCGTGTAGCTTCGCTGCCAATGATCGTGCTGTCGTGCAGCCGACCACCCGCGCCAGCGCCAGGTCGCCCCGCCACCGCGTGGGACCATTGCCACCTGGGAGCACCACCTAGATCCGCTCCGTCCCACGCAGGAGCATCTCTGGGAAGGGAAATGCAGtgggccgccgccatcgccgctcgGGTCGAGCCCAGCAACGCACGCCGACGATGGCGAGGAGAGAGGGAGTGTGGGAAGGTTCTGAGGGAGAGGGAGACGGGGGCGCGGCCGGACACCCGCAAGAGATGACTAGGTCGTGAGAGGGGAAAGGGGGCTCTTGTTCAACGTGTTGGTCATCCGATGATACCCAGTCGCGCCACGCACATTGAAGACTGGACTTTGAGTGCTTGAAGATGGACAAAATCACCATTGATACTAGGGAAAAAGATCCACTTGTGTGAGACCCTTAAGAAAGTCAAACTAATTCGTGAAATAATCTGCCAACGATCAAGACTTGGGGACCTGGTGCTTCGGGGATTACTTGCATCCATGGGAAGGGCTATGAACTCCCTCATCATGCTTATTTTATGAGTGGTTTGGTGCTAGGAGGCCCCCCCTGAGTCTTCAACGACATCACACCGCCCTTCGACCATCGCCTCCCGGTTCCAAGAATTTGAGATTGATGAATCCGGCATAGGCACCCGGTAGTCCCAACGGGAATGCCATCTTCCAACGAAAGAGCAACACCGTGAAATTCGGAATAAAGACAGAAAATGTGAGCACTTGCCAACTCTAAGACTTGAATTCGGCTAGGCAGAGGAACCTAATCAACTGAGGCTCGGTTGGTTGAGTTCATATGTTTCAGATAGGCACTCTCCATACATCATAGTCGAGCGCATGTGTAAAACATAAGGGAATTGTCATTCTTTTTAGACCACAACTTAGCGACCAGTTTTGCCTCGCGATTCAGGATAATTCAATTCGAGTTTGGGATCATCTATACTCGGTGAATGGAAAATCGCAATAAATGGTAAAAAAAATTGCATGAAAGATGCTTGAGTGCGCAGGTGTGTGCAAAAATTCATGGACAAAAGACATTCGAGGAGCTCGCGCCAAGAAAAAGACAAGATCGAGTATGAACAATGCGGTTTTTTTTTTCAACTTTCTTACATGCCTGACATTTATCCTTTTCGCAACGAGCTCCTTAAAAGTGCAAACTCCACTAAATTTTGCACGGGCATCACGCAGTCGACCATCTTGCACCACAAAAATATGTGTTTTTTTATCCTTTTTGTTATTTTAAACGATTTTACTGTTTACCCCCTGAAGCATCTAGGTGCAAAAACGCAGCGCCCCATGATTCGCTTCTTCTTTTCATCTCATGTACATCATTTTAACCGCTCCATAAAGATCAAACTGTCCATCTGTGTGGCTTATGCCTAGCCAGGCCTAATTTACCTAAACAATGCCATAGACAGAAGCAAAATGATGCTTAAGATAAGATAATAAACCCTTCACCGAACGCAAGCTTTTCACCAAATCATTCCCCGTCAGTCGTCGGCCCTAAGTCCCTACGACGACATCAGTATATCACCACAAGTCCACAACACAAGCAAACGCTCAAGCACAGCAAAGCTAGAGCGATAAAGAGATCGACATGATGTTCCCATCACCAGGGGGAGCGGCGATGGCGCTGGCCCACGGCCAAGCAGCCTCCACGGGCGCAACGACGGCCGGCGGCACCGCGACCGCCATAACCTTCAGCTTCCAGCCCTCCGATCCTCCTCTGAACGGCGGCCTCTCCCACCACCATGGCCTCCTAGGTTACAGCCCCCTCGTACTAGACCACCCAACCAccaccacttcctcctcctccactATCCCCGCCGCTCCCACCCTTCACCACCTCCATGGCCATGCACATGCCGGAGCTATCCATCCACCGAGGTCATCACCTCCACATCCATGGTAGTAATCGATCGATCTCCCTCCCTCTCGCTTTTCTCTCTGTATACAATCTACATGTTTGATATGCTAATATTCTTGTTTGCTCAATTAGGTCTTGTGAGGAAGCTGATCGAGAAAGGCAgatgggggagggcgcggtggtggGCATGGGGGTTAACAGCGTGGCGGCGGGTGGAAGTGGAGGCGGTGGACGGTCACATgggtcagcggcggcggcagcggggatgGGGGTCGGCGCGGTGAGGATGAAGAAGGCGGCGGGGGGAGGAGGGGTGAAGGCACGGCGGAAGGTGCGGGAGCCGAGGTTCTGCTTCAAGACCATGAGCGACGTCGACGTGCTCGACGACGGCTACAAGTGGCGCAAGTACGGCCAGAAGGTCGTCATCAAGAACACGCAGCACCCACGGTACGCACTGTACATCGATCTAGCTCCTCCAACCCTCGAATGACGCACATATACATACGCTACATATGTGCATGTGCACGTGTGTGTACGATTTTATGAAGCAACTGCCTCATCAAACTGAAATCTCATGATATTTTGTTTTCGATGTCCAATTTGGTGTTGGACTCATCACAAGTGACAACTTGATTAATTAGGGTTATCAGCTAATTAAGTACTATGGATTTTGCTTCCATTTAACAAAACATGGATTGCAGTTTTTTTGGGGGGTTATTTCCACTTGCAAACTCTATAATCTATCCCTAAAAAACTATATAATCTAGATATACCAAAGTAATTTATGCTCAAAAAATGATCCAGGATGTAATATGTCAAGCATAAATAGGTTTAGTGCATGTGCATTATATGTATGAACTAAAATTTTCTTGGAAGTACTGTTTTTGCTGTTTTAAAACTTTAAACCCCATATAATTTCCAAACGAATCTCCATAAAGCACATTTTGAAACTGTTTCTTTATTAGAAAATTTTGCGTATTAATGTATTATTACATCAAAGGGCGCTAGAATGCTAAAAACAATATTGGGAAAATATTATAACCTCTCTTTATCTTGCTACTATGGAGAGACAAGCCGCTTGCTAGAGTTTGCCTAATGCATATATATGAAGTTATGAACTAGGCTTTCTTCATGGGTAATTCCGTTCATTTAATTCTAGGCATTCATGTGCTGTTGCACGATAATCTCCCCCATGTTAGTAAGTATATATTCATGCATGCTTTACCAGAAGTGTACTATGGGTATCTTGAAGAAATAACTAAAACTTGATTATCGGCGACATATTGTGATCAATTTAGTGAAGCTAATTAGTTTGAATACCACGTTTGGAACAATGAATTCGAAGCGTATGAATATACATTAATTCCTAAAGCGAACAAAACCACAGGAAAAGTGCAAAACTGTTATTTGGCTGTCACGTATGAAAATCACAGAAACTGCTGACAGaaagagaagaaaccatgaggTTAGGACCTCATGTTTGGTTTCTTCCAAAAATTTCCACGGAATAGCCAATTCCATAGAAGTTTTGAAGGAATGTAGGATAGAAATTCCTTCGTTCCAAACAACACCAAAGGAAAATTTCCTATAGGAATTCTAACCTCCAAAATTCCTATGCTTTTCCTTTGGCGAAACGGGACCTAAAACTTGCTTTGAGAGGCATACAAAATTTTTTGGATACAATATCATCCTCATTTGGGGTCTAACAGACTTATAGAGTTAATGGAGTTCATGTTTTATTCTTTTCGAAATGGATGAAGTTCATGTTTGATTTCTAAACAAGCCTGTCATGGTGTTCTAGAAGGGAAAACGTAGAAACTACATTAGTTACATTTTTAGAGTAAACCCATTGATGAATAAAACGAAATAAACATGTTGAAGTGCAGTTTTGTGTGATGTGTATTAAGTAAGTTTGATGCTCTTGATATATTTAAGGCTTATGTTATCTTGGCCTATTGATTGAAGTGCATCCCTTGAATTCTGTATTATATTTACTATCCAATTGAGTTTGGCATAAGTTATAAAATTGTCCTGGAGCAGAACTTTATGGCATTCACCGCAATTTAGTGAATATTATTGAAATTTGTGAATATTATTGAAATTTAACATGAAGAAAAATACATGTAAGCTAAGAGATTTTGGCATGAAGAAACTAAAAGCTCACTTTACATGTAGTTCATGTTCCACTGCTAGCAGGGAACCAGAGAGCCAATTCTCACAAAACTTTTGTACACTCGTACAGTACTTAACTTTTGCTAAAGTTCCAGTCATTGAATGACAAAAGCTAAGGAAAAAAGTGTTTGCAAAGCTAGCTGGTCCTAAGATGGCTTTGTTATGTCTGGTCCCCTTGTTGTCTCTCTACACCTCCTAAATTGAACCCTAAATGCATATCAACACAACTTAATTAGCACACGTATATATGtctatctagctagctagctatagcTTGCTCAAACAAAGGTACGAACCATGCTCCTATTCCATTTGTTCATCTTCTAGGTCGTGCTAGCTATTCTAagctagtactcccttcattttatattagttgtcgctcaaatggatgtatctagcactgaaatatgtctacatacatccgtttcaacgacaactaatatggaacggagagagtagctCTTTATTCATATGTCATCTGGATTAGGCAGATGATAACCTTGCTTGTTCTTTGCTTAATTTCTTTGATGGACTAGTCCATTTCATGTTGTCGGGGCGTCCAAGAGTACATGTAGAGAAAACGCCCATTGATCGAGTCGCATCGTAACTACAAGTAGGTCGTATGCTCATTGCGCCATCTAATAGTTCCACTAACGTCCACTCATCCATGCGTGAGCCGTCGCGACAAA from Triticum aestivum cultivar Chinese Spring chromosome 3B, IWGSC CS RefSeq v2.1, whole genome shotgun sequence includes these protein-coding regions:
- the LOC123068973 gene encoding probable WRKY transcription factor 13, whose protein sequence is MMFPSPGGAAMALAHGQAASTGATTAGGTATAITFSFQPSDPPLNGGLSHHHGLLGYSPLVLDHPTTTTSSSSTIPAAPTLHHLHGHAHAGAIHPPRSSPPHPWSCEEADRERQMGEGAVVGMGVNSVAAGGSGGGGRSHGSAAAAAGMGVGAVRMKKAAGGGGVKARRKVREPRFCFKTMSDVDVLDDGYKWRKYGQKVVIKNTQHPRSYYRCTQDKCRVKKRVERLAEDPRMVITTYEGRHVHSPSRDDDDAARASAEMSFIW